The DNA region TTGTTTAGGTTCATTAAAGTTTACTGCCTCTACTACTCCATCTACCTTTTTTAACTCTTCAACAATTTTATCTGAATCAAGTCCAATTATTGCAGCCATTCCACCATTTACTTTTTGAGCTACCTCATTCATAAATTTCCCTCTAGCTGCTGTTAATTTTACTGTATCTTCTATTGATAAATAACCAGCCGCTCCAAAAGCTGCATACTCTCCTACAGAGTGTCCTGCTACATAGTCAGCTTTTATTCCTTTATCTTCTAATAATTTTGTTAAAATTAAACTCATTGATACTATTGCTGGTTGTGTATTTTTAGTCTCTTTTAATGCTTCTTCTGGTCCTTCAAACATAACTGTTTTTAAATCAAAATCCAATTTTGAAAATAGATTATCAAACTCTTTTCTAGCTAATTCACTATTTTCATATAATTCTTTTCCCATTCCAACATATTGCGTCCCTTGTCCTGGGAATACAAAAGCGATTTTAGACATAT from Candidatus Fusobacterium pullicola includes:
- the fabD gene encoding ACP S-malonyltransferase, which produces MSKIAFVFPGQGTQYVGMGKELYENSELARKEFDNLFSKLDFDLKTVMFEGPEEALKETKNTQPAIVSMSLILTKLLEDKGIKADYVAGHSVGEYAAFGAAGYLSIEDTVKLTAARGKFMNEVAQKVNGGMAAIIGLDSDKIVEELKKVDGVVEAVNFNEPKQTVIAGEKAAIEKACEVLKEAGARRAMPLAVSGPFHSSLMQEAGERLKEEANKYNFTMTDIKLVANTNAEILTSVAEVKEEIYRQSFGPVKWVDTINKLKSEGVTTIYEIGPGKVLAGLIKKIDKEIEVKNIEKLEDLSNI